Proteins from a genomic interval of Dehalococcoidia bacterium:
- a CDS encoding MerR family transcriptional regulator — MSESSTPLLTIGAVVKRTGVPADTIRAWERRYGVPRPQRTASGRRLYSEADLAIIRQLRERGTSAAQAAAAVATRAAPPETEAALATALRQADYAMLLRRLEELGALLSLEEWVARAARAIILQRDDVPAEAAHLAGQVLRARLIRLLGAFEREGAPVILAGLMGTDIGALAVGVLLARDGVPVLSLGECVPLAIVARLAQRLDAPALLVEGAGALDRLRGAAPLVGVIGESAPPWALHLPSDPVAAAARLRERLGSR, encoded by the coding sequence ATGAGCGAATCATCGACGCCGCTGCTGACGATCGGCGCAGTCGTGAAGCGGACGGGGGTCCCCGCCGATACGATCCGCGCCTGGGAACGTCGCTACGGCGTGCCGCGACCGCAGCGGACCGCCAGCGGCCGCCGGCTCTATTCTGAGGCAGACTTGGCGATCATCCGCCAGCTTCGCGAGCGTGGAACGAGCGCCGCGCAGGCGGCGGCGGCGGTCGCCACGCGCGCGGCGCCGCCGGAGACGGAGGCGGCGCTTGCGACCGCGCTGCGGCAGGCGGATTACGCCATGCTGCTCCGCCGCCTCGAGGAACTGGGGGCGCTTCTTTCGCTCGAGGAGTGGGTGGCGAGGGCGGCGCGCGCGATCATCCTGCAGCGCGACGACGTGCCCGCCGAGGCGGCCCACCTTGCCGGCCAGGTGCTGCGTGCCCGTCTCATTCGGCTGCTCGGTGCCTTCGAGCGCGAAGGGGCGCCCGTGATCCTCGCCGGGCTGATGGGCACGGATATCGGGGCGCTCGCCGTTGGGGTGCTGCTCGCGCGCGACGGCGTGCCGGTGCTCTCCCTCGGCGAATGCGTTCCCCTCGCAATTGTGGCGCGGCTCGCGCAGCGGCTCGACGCGCCCGCGCTCCTCGTGGAAGGGGCAGGCGCGCTCGACCGTCTGCGCGGCGCCGCGCCTCTCGTCGGCGTGATCGGGGAGAGCGCGCCGCCGTGGGCGCTGCATCTGCCGAGCGACCCGGTCGCTGCGGCAGCGCGGCTGCGGGAGCGGCTCGGCAGCCGGTAG
- a CDS encoding DUF3090 domain-containing protein, translating to MASTPRDFGPVVRLDAESYGPPGRRTFRLLIANEQELASLWIEKEQLQALGLAIEQLLAQMDEHAGEGMVPTGSASTFETIDAPVGRLGLGFDESSDLFVVVVYLPETSENEAPDFVCRANRAMLKNLSRQIEEIVAAGRPRCPLCGAPINPDGHVCVRANGHFAME from the coding sequence ATGGCGAGCACACCACGCGATTTTGGGCCGGTCGTCCGCTTAGACGCCGAGTCCTATGGCCCGCCGGGCCGTCGCACCTTCCGGCTGCTGATCGCGAACGAGCAGGAATTGGCTTCCCTCTGGATCGAAAAGGAGCAGCTCCAAGCGCTCGGCTTGGCCATTGAGCAGCTCCTCGCCCAGATGGATGAACATGCGGGCGAAGGCATGGTGCCGACGGGAAGCGCTTCCACGTTCGAAACGATCGACGCGCCGGTCGGGCGGCTGGGGCTCGGCTTCGATGAATCGAGCGACCTTTTCGTCGTTGTTGTCTATCTTCCCGAAACCAGCGAGAACGAAGCACCAGATTTCGTCTGCCGTGCGAACCGCGCAATGCTGAAAAATTTGAGCCGCCAGATTGAGGAGATCGTCGCGGCCGGTCGCCCGCGCTGTCCCCTCTGCGGCGCGCCGATCAACCCGGACGGTCATGTCTGCGTTCGAGCGAATGGGCACTTCGCGATGGAGTAG
- a CDS encoding alpha/beta fold hydrolase, with protein sequence MAGIRRGYLRLEHGLVHLRYGGRGAPLIVLHDAGQSSATAERHNLLAQLGDRFRVYAPDLPGHGRTDPWPVPPTLADLADFVRAVAHEMGDPSVRVLGIGLGALIGAQLAGSAPHAVEALVCAFPPAFPREQWSIDSDGERLRRNFAHWHARLADQPNGLAEATSLTVEEAEAGAHGAQAAELSRAADRRRLFGKLERSTLLMATLGDPQFDLLNDLADGNPRLELALAPPGPLFGAFEPATFRATVEDVLW encoded by the coding sequence ATGGCGGGCATCCGGCGAGGCTACCTGCGCCTTGAACACGGCCTCGTGCACCTTCGCTATGGAGGACGCGGCGCGCCGCTCATCGTCCTCCACGACGCTGGGCAGTCCTCGGCGACCGCAGAGCGCCACAATCTGCTCGCCCAGCTGGGAGACCGGTTCCGCGTCTACGCCCCTGACCTCCCCGGCCACGGCAGAACTGACCCTTGGCCAGTTCCACCGACGCTGGCCGACCTCGCCGACTTCGTGCGCGCTGTCGCCCACGAGATGGGCGACCCGTCGGTGCGCGTTCTCGGCATCGGGCTCGGCGCCCTGATCGGCGCGCAGCTTGCTGGGAGCGCTCCTCATGCTGTAGAAGCGCTGGTCTGCGCCTTCCCCCCGGCCTTCCCCCGCGAGCAGTGGTCGATCGACAGCGACGGGGAGCGCCTTAGGAGGAATTTTGCGCATTGGCACGCGCGCTTAGCCGACCAGCCGAACGGGCTCGCCGAAGCGACCTCCCTGACCGTCGAAGAGGCCGAGGCAGGAGCGCACGGCGCTCAGGCCGCTGAGCTCAGCCGCGCAGCCGACCGTCGGCGGCTGTTTGGGAAGCTCGAACGATCGACACTGCTGATGGCAACGCTCGGCGACCCCCAGTTTGACCTTCTGAACGACCTTGCAGACGGCAACCCGCGCCTTGAACTCGCTCTTGCCCCCCCGGGACCGCTGTTCGGCGCCTTCGAGCCGGCAACGTTCCGGGCAACGGTTGAAGATGTCCTCTGGTAA
- a CDS encoding ester cyclase: MATLPATAIVAAFSDAVWRKRDLDAIDRYFGDDYEDPEITGEPRAGLKQFFSAYFAARPDFQLTAEDYITEGDRVVQVISGEFTNTDEPAPPSA, translated from the coding sequence ATGGCAACTCTCCCCGCCACAGCGATCGTCGCCGCATTCAGCGACGCGGTCTGGCGCAAGCGCGATCTCGACGCTATCGACCGGTATTTCGGGGACGACTACGAGGACCCCGAGATCACCGGCGAGCCCCGGGCAGGATTGAAACAGTTTTTCTCCGCCTACTTCGCGGCCCGCCCAGACTTCCAGCTGACCGCCGAGGACTACATTACCGAAGGCGACCGCGTCGTGCAGGTGATCAGCGGAGAGTTCACGAACACGGATGAGCCCGCGCCCCCGTCGGCGTGA
- a CDS encoding HAMP domain-containing protein: MKRQVRLFGRREAIALLVGIVLYGVFSWLTSFINLSINAINVSLVLRPAVIVPILMGFFYGPLVGIGVGFFGNAFGDWLIFNAANPALIPRAFTFWHAHLGNGLLGFIPGLYAWLLKPRYRTVGQVVAALMVAALGVAAGMFTLSAFDFWLCRAEAPQPWCRAVGPSFEFVMTARFVPLFLSNTINTLILVPIVMYNAERIDLRDRNWLRSGLLRRLLIAITISAALPTLLLGYFLAQQFSLNQQLAASASGAPSLSTNTLTAQIVLTVLVSLLFAIANAMLVAQAFSRPLLRLTAAAEQMENGQLSETEARQLRATEGADEIGQLAKVFGRMAEEVLQREARLRQQIVELRIEIDEAKKAREVEEITGTDYFQTLQARARELRRGIQRAPAGEAPSPAPSE; encoded by the coding sequence ATGAAGCGGCAAGTCCGGTTATTTGGGCGGCGTGAGGCGATTGCGCTCCTTGTTGGAATTGTCCTGTATGGCGTCTTTTCCTGGTTAACATCGTTCATCAACTTATCGATCAATGCGATCAATGTCAGTCTTGTTCTTCGTCCTGCCGTCATTGTGCCGATCCTGATGGGATTTTTCTACGGACCGCTCGTCGGAATTGGGGTGGGCTTCTTCGGCAATGCGTTCGGCGACTGGCTGATTTTCAATGCGGCGAACCCGGCACTCATCCCGCGAGCGTTCACCTTCTGGCATGCTCATCTCGGCAATGGGCTTCTCGGCTTCATTCCCGGCCTCTATGCGTGGCTGCTGAAGCCTCGCTATCGTACGGTTGGGCAAGTTGTTGCCGCGCTCATGGTTGCAGCGCTTGGCGTCGCCGCGGGAATGTTTACCCTGTCGGCTTTTGACTTCTGGCTCTGCCGCGCCGAAGCGCCGCAACCGTGGTGTCGGGCAGTTGGTCCCAGCTTCGAATTCGTGATGACGGCCCGCTTCGTTCCGCTTTTTCTCTCGAACACGATCAATACCCTCATTCTCGTTCCGATCGTGATGTACAACGCCGAGCGTATTGATCTGCGCGATCGAAACTGGCTGCGTTCTGGGCTGCTGCGCCGCTTACTCATTGCGATCACGATCTCTGCGGCGCTGCCTACCTTGCTGCTCGGCTATTTTTTGGCGCAGCAGTTTTCGCTCAACCAGCAGTTGGCCGCGTCGGCGTCGGGTGCTCCCTCACTCTCGACGAACACCTTGACTGCCCAGATTGTGCTCACCGTGCTCGTTTCGCTCCTGTTCGCCATCGCAAACGCGATGCTGGTTGCTCAGGCCTTCTCGCGGCCGTTGCTCCGTCTCACCGCGGCAGCCGAGCAGATGGAAAATGGGCAGCTGAGCGAGACAGAGGCGCGTCAGCTGAGAGCGACGGAGGGCGCTGACGAGATCGGGCAGCTGGCCAAGGTGTTTGGCCGGATGGCCGAGGAAGTGCTCCAGCGCGAAGCGCGCTTGCGCCAGCAGATTGTCGAACTGCGGATTGAGATCGACGAGGCGAAAAAAGCGCGCGAGGTTGAGGAGATTACCGGCACCGACTACTTCCAGACACTGCAGGCGCGCGCGCGGGAACTGCGTCGGGGGATACAGCGCGCTCCTGCCGGTGAGGCGCCTTCCCCTGCCCCGAGCGAGTAG
- a CDS encoding GNAT family N-acetyltransferase has translation MFGPTLLGRRVVLGQPRHEFIPVYLRWLADMQVTQFLPYRHPPSAKMEEEWIESMAKSQHDVVWTVLLEERLVGMVGLHQIDWMNRNCIQGVMLGERETWNGGIGSDAVLLTLRYAFLELGLEKVKGYVALPNRASLKMAMRCGYREVGVYRREWYRGGQWMDRWVGEVLRDEWIAEFCGGEGQ, from the coding sequence TTGTTCGGGCCCACCCTTCTCGGGCGGCGCGTCGTGCTCGGACAGCCGAGACACGAGTTCATCCCCGTCTACCTCCGCTGGCTTGCCGATATGCAGGTGACCCAATTTCTCCCCTATCGTCATCCACCGTCGGCCAAAATGGAAGAGGAATGGATCGAGTCCATGGCAAAAAGCCAACACGATGTTGTCTGGACGGTCCTGCTCGAAGAGCGGCTGGTTGGAATGGTGGGGCTGCATCAAATCGACTGGATGAACCGCAACTGCATCCAAGGCGTGATGCTCGGCGAGCGCGAAACCTGGAATGGCGGCATCGGGAGCGATGCGGTGCTGCTCACCTTGCGCTACGCCTTTCTTGAGCTCGGGCTGGAAAAAGTCAAAGGGTATGTCGCGCTTCCGAACCGCGCCAGTTTGAAGATGGCGATGCGATGCGGCTATCGGGAAGTCGGGGTTTACCGCCGAGAGTGGTATCGCGGCGGGCAATGGATGGACCGCTGGGTGGGCGAAGTGCTGCGCGATGAGTGGATCGCCGAGTTCTGCGGCGGCGAGGGACAGTAG
- a CDS encoding NAD(P)H-dependent oxidoreductase subunit E — protein MSGADAAELAALLEPFEGQKGATLDALKQVQAHFGYIPNEAIDAVAKTLGVSRNTVFGVITYYEFLKREPPAQHTIRFCMGTTCDALGGRDVLREISRILGIRPFETTPDGAWHLERLPCFGTCSLAPMMQIDGEAHTFLTVEKVRQIFADHLSGEPAPIAGDGKPAPTEQLIKELGS, from the coding sequence ATGTCAGGCGCCGACGCGGCCGAACTGGCTGCCTTGCTCGAGCCATTCGAAGGACAAAAAGGGGCGACGCTCGACGCCCTCAAGCAGGTGCAAGCCCACTTCGGCTACATCCCGAACGAAGCGATCGACGCCGTCGCCAAAACGCTTGGCGTCTCGCGCAACACCGTTTTCGGGGTGATCACCTACTACGAGTTCCTGAAACGAGAGCCGCCCGCCCAGCATACGATCCGCTTCTGCATGGGGACAACGTGCGATGCTCTCGGCGGCCGGGATGTCCTGCGTGAGATCTCTCGGATCCTCGGCATTCGTCCTTTCGAGACGACCCCGGACGGCGCTTGGCATCTCGAGCGGCTTCCCTGCTTCGGGACCTGCTCGCTTGCCCCGATGATGCAGATCGATGGCGAAGCGCATACGTTCCTGACCGTCGAGAAGGTGCGCCAGATCTTCGCGGACCATCTATCCGGCGAGCCTGCGCCGATCGCGGGTGACGGCAAGCCTGCTCCCACGGAGCAGCTCATCAAGGAGCTTGGATCATGA
- a CDS encoding NADH-quinone oxidoreductase subunit F — MTLSFAEMVERAKRRWEQRQNPGKPVVLVNMGTSALYAGARRVKAAFAEACREAGVEVEFRTVGGYGFSFLEPQLDIIKPGRPRIMYGPLTPETARALAQSYLVDDDPRPDLAFVAFADAPYRGIPCTAQHPLFTKQKRLTMALAGTVTPDDIDDYLANGGYAGLAKALTMDPDEIIDWVTKAGLRGCGGAAFPTGVKWRFNRAPAEEKYFLCNADEGNAGTFKDRLLMEGVPHQLIEGMIIGAYAQRIPYGYIYIRDEYPLAAHLLSEAIKQAYEYGLLGDNILGSGYSFHLGIKEGAGAYLCGEESAMIASVEGSRGMPRARPPFPAQAGVWLKPTTVNNVETIANVPNIIRNGWEAYAAIGTEKSKGVRVLTLSGACERPGGYEVPFGMTFRELIVDLAGGDPAKIKAVQMGGPATDIRPIDYILDLPIALDELRPHDTGIGSGGLVLIPHSTSIPELVKYLAEFLRDESCGKCFPCRYGTQRQYELMEWICAGAGSPLDIRELEKLMPTLQYGSLCGHGQVAHQPVKYALLHFRNEFDALLAR, encoded by the coding sequence ATGACCCTATCTTTTGCTGAGATGGTTGAGCGCGCCAAGCGGCGCTGGGAGCAGCGGCAAAACCCAGGCAAGCCGGTGGTCCTTGTCAACATGGGAACGAGCGCCCTCTACGCCGGCGCCCGGCGGGTCAAAGCGGCGTTCGCTGAGGCATGCCGCGAGGCCGGAGTTGAGGTCGAGTTTCGGACCGTCGGCGGCTACGGCTTCTCCTTCCTCGAGCCCCAGCTTGACATCATCAAGCCGGGCCGGCCGCGGATCATGTACGGTCCCCTCACTCCCGAGACAGCGCGCGCGCTCGCCCAGAGCTACCTTGTCGACGACGACCCACGCCCCGACCTCGCATTTGTCGCCTTCGCCGACGCCCCCTATCGCGGCATCCCCTGCACCGCGCAGCATCCGCTCTTCACAAAGCAGAAGCGCCTGACGATGGCACTCGCTGGGACCGTCACGCCCGACGACATCGATGACTACCTCGCCAACGGCGGCTACGCTGGGCTCGCCAAGGCGCTGACAATGGACCCTGACGAGATCATTGACTGGGTCACCAAGGCCGGCTTGCGCGGCTGCGGCGGGGCTGCCTTTCCCACAGGCGTCAAATGGCGCTTCAACCGCGCCCCCGCCGAGGAGAAATACTTCCTCTGCAACGCTGACGAGGGGAACGCGGGCACCTTCAAAGACCGCCTCCTTATGGAAGGCGTCCCCCATCAGCTCATCGAAGGGATGATCATCGGCGCCTACGCCCAGCGCATTCCCTACGGCTATATCTACATCCGCGACGAGTACCCGCTGGCAGCGCATCTCCTCTCGGAGGCGATCAAGCAGGCCTACGAGTATGGCCTGCTTGGCGACAATATTCTCGGCTCCGGCTATTCGTTCCATCTCGGCATCAAGGAAGGCGCGGGCGCCTATCTCTGCGGTGAAGAGAGCGCCATGATCGCTTCGGTCGAGGGCTCCCGCGGGATGCCGCGCGCCCGCCCTCCTTTCCCCGCCCAGGCCGGGGTGTGGCTGAAGCCGACGACAGTCAACAACGTCGAGACGATCGCGAACGTTCCGAACATCATCCGCAACGGCTGGGAAGCGTATGCGGCGATCGGGACGGAGAAGAGCAAAGGGGTCCGCGTCTTGACCCTCTCGGGCGCCTGCGAGCGGCCGGGCGGCTACGAGGTGCCGTTCGGGATGACGTTCCGCGAGCTGATCGTCGACCTCGCCGGCGGCGACCCGGCCAAGATCAAGGCCGTTCAGATGGGCGGCCCCGCGACCGACATTCGGCCGATCGACTACATTCTCGACTTGCCGATCGCGCTCGACGAACTGCGGCCGCACGATACCGGCATCGGCTCAGGAGGGCTCGTCCTCATCCCGCACTCGACGTCGATCCCGGAGCTGGTGAAGTATCTCGCCGAGTTCCTGCGCGATGAGTCGTGCGGCAAATGTTTCCCGTGCCGCTACGGCACTCAACGCCAGTACGAGTTGATGGAGTGGATCTGCGCCGGCGCCGGCAGCCCGCTCGATATCCGCGAGCTCGAAAAGCTGATGCCGACCCTACAATACGGGTCGCTCTGCGGCCATGGCCAAGTGGCGCACCAGCCTGTCAAATACGCCTTGCTCCATTTCCGCAACGAGTTCGATGCGCTGCTCGCGCGCTAA
- a CDS encoding molybdopterin-dependent oxidoreductase: MPKVRADAKPITLTIDGYEVTVPEGTTVLDAAKAAGIFIPYLCAHPALRPWGACRMCMVEIENMRGVPTACNTPVAPNMVVHTNTPQVLTLRRNVMELILTEHPIGCLSCHKRDQCGPQETCLRSVAVDFRCVTCPANYRCELQMNCDYVGLDEIAMPVRTKNIPLRTDPLIALDWNLCIVCGRCVRVCDEVRAQSVYAIIDRAGKTMIDTAEGASLEEAGCIFCGACIDVCPVGAIEERRNRFAGVADSTTESVCHYCSDGCVFRLEQKRGTLIRVGPVWEAEVNGGQYCIKGRFATAEPIASPARLVTPLIRKNGRLVDASWSEALDLVAREFGARIGGQIGVIGSVRTTNEASYLLQKLARLVLRTPHIDTPARLSDAAGLLGMYRVLGAGASTTLHDAINETRCILLVGNNLSHTSPITAMKLLQAIRPQVQVPQNTGYFSYLPDTSVREAPRPKVIVIDPRAIEPTRYADLWLRPKPGTDRVVLGAMLKLILDEGLAALGASTASVRGVDDLRESLAPFTLAEAERLSGVPAEQIAQAARLYATSGPALAIFGRGLTQQRDGVAAVAALCALAVLTGNIGKPNAGILFPVGANNTRGAFDLGLLPEFLPGYAPADDEAARQRLEAMWGGPIAASGGLTLQEQLDAAREKRLTAMYIVGANPAQSAAEGPRVREALDALEFLVVQDLYLTETAKLADVVLPAASFAEQDGTFTNAERRVQRIRKAIAPLGSSRPDWEIIAELAARLGSPAFPYVHPTEIFDEIARVSPLHAGMSYDRLDDGPLPWPCPSADAPGAEVLFTAESSFTLHPLDPPQAVDAPAGYPLLLGLTSSFQHFGTGVQTRLVKQFAHFQNEERLELNPDDAAAAGIVDGAAVLITTPYGVARARATVTSLQPPGTAAVTINFPESGVNGLFGPERDPAAKSPVFKAVPARISAA; this comes from the coding sequence ATGCCCAAGGTTCGGGCAGATGCCAAGCCAATCACGCTAACGATCGATGGCTACGAGGTCACTGTCCCCGAAGGGACAACCGTGCTCGACGCCGCAAAAGCGGCCGGCATCTTTATCCCCTACCTCTGCGCCCATCCGGCGCTTCGCCCTTGGGGCGCCTGCCGAATGTGCATGGTCGAGATTGAGAACATGCGGGGCGTCCCCACAGCCTGCAATACGCCGGTCGCGCCGAACATGGTCGTTCACACCAACACGCCGCAGGTGCTCACGCTCCGCCGCAACGTGATGGAGCTGATCCTGACCGAGCACCCCATCGGCTGCCTCTCCTGCCACAAGCGCGACCAGTGCGGCCCGCAGGAGACTTGTCTCCGCTCGGTTGCGGTCGACTTCCGCTGCGTCACCTGCCCGGCGAACTACCGCTGCGAGCTGCAGATGAACTGCGATTACGTCGGGCTGGATGAGATCGCGATGCCAGTGCGGACGAAGAATATCCCCCTCCGCACCGACCCGCTCATTGCGCTCGACTGGAACCTCTGCATTGTCTGCGGACGCTGCGTGCGCGTCTGCGACGAAGTGCGCGCCCAGTCGGTCTACGCGATCATCGACCGCGCCGGCAAAACGATGATCGACACCGCCGAAGGCGCCTCGCTCGAAGAGGCAGGCTGCATCTTCTGCGGCGCGTGCATCGATGTCTGTCCGGTCGGCGCAATCGAGGAGCGGCGCAACCGCTTCGCCGGCGTCGCCGACAGCACGACCGAATCGGTCTGCCACTACTGCTCGGACGGCTGTGTCTTCCGGCTCGAGCAGAAGCGCGGCACGCTGATCCGAGTTGGCCCCGTCTGGGAGGCCGAGGTCAACGGCGGCCAATACTGCATCAAGGGCCGCTTTGCCACCGCCGAGCCGATCGCCAGTCCCGCCCGCCTCGTAACACCCCTCATCCGCAAGAACGGCCGGCTGGTCGACGCCTCATGGAGTGAAGCGCTCGACCTCGTCGCCCGCGAGTTCGGCGCGCGCATCGGCGGGCAGATCGGAGTCATCGGCTCGGTGCGGACGACGAACGAGGCGAGCTACCTCCTCCAGAAGCTCGCCCGCCTCGTGCTCCGCACCCCCCACATCGATACTCCCGCCCGGCTCAGTGACGCCGCCGGCCTGCTCGGCATGTACCGCGTGCTCGGCGCCGGCGCGTCCACCACCCTCCACGACGCGATCAACGAAACGCGCTGCATTCTGCTCGTCGGCAACAACCTGAGCCATACCAGCCCGATCACGGCGATGAAACTGCTGCAGGCAATCCGGCCCCAAGTGCAGGTGCCGCAGAACACGGGCTATTTCAGCTATCTGCCGGACACGAGTGTCCGCGAAGCTCCTCGGCCGAAAGTGATCGTGATCGACCCGCGCGCCATTGAGCCGACGCGCTATGCCGACCTTTGGCTCCGGCCGAAGCCGGGCACCGACCGTGTCGTGCTCGGCGCGATGCTGAAACTGATCCTCGACGAAGGTCTTGCCGCTCTCGGCGCGAGCACCGCGAGCGTGCGCGGGGTCGATGACCTACGGGAGTCGCTCGCGCCGTTCACGCTGGCGGAAGCCGAGCGGCTGAGCGGGGTGCCGGCTGAACAGATCGCCCAGGCGGCACGGCTCTATGCCACGAGCGGGCCGGCGCTCGCGATCTTCGGCCGCGGTCTCACCCAGCAGCGCGACGGCGTCGCAGCGGTCGCAGCGCTCTGCGCGCTCGCCGTCCTCACCGGCAACATCGGCAAGCCGAACGCCGGGATCCTTTTCCCGGTCGGCGCGAACAACACCCGCGGGGCCTTCGACCTCGGTCTGCTTCCGGAATTCCTCCCCGGCTATGCCCCGGCCGACGACGAGGCAGCGCGCCAACGCCTCGAAGCGATGTGGGGAGGCCCCATCGCCGCCAGCGGCGGGCTCACCCTGCAGGAGCAGTTGGACGCCGCCCGCGAGAAGCGGCTGACCGCGATGTATATTGTGGGCGCAAACCCCGCGCAGTCCGCCGCCGAAGGACCCCGGGTGCGCGAGGCGCTCGACGCGCTCGAGTTCCTCGTTGTTCAGGACCTCTATCTGACGGAGACGGCGAAACTGGCCGACGTTGTGCTGCCGGCCGCCTCATTCGCCGAACAGGACGGCACCTTTACCAACGCCGAGCGGCGCGTCCAGCGCATCCGCAAGGCGATCGCGCCCCTCGGCAGCAGCCGGCCAGACTGGGAGATCATCGCCGAACTCGCCGCCCGCCTCGGCTCGCCCGCCTTCCCGTACGTCCATCCGACCGAGATCTTTGACGAGATCGCCCGCGTCTCTCCCCTCCACGCCGGCATGAGCTACGACCGGCTGGACGATGGTCCTCTTCCTTGGCCGTGTCCGAGCGCCGATGCCCCGGGCGCAGAGGTGCTGTTCACCGCGGAATCGAGCTTCACGCTGCACCCGCTCGATCCGCCCCAGGCAGTCGATGCTCCCGCCGGGTATCCGCTCCTGCTGGGGCTGACAAGCAGCTTCCAGCATTTCGGGACCGGCGTCCAAACTCGCCTTGTCAAGCAGTTCGCCCATTTCCAGAACGAGGAGCGGCTTGAACTGAATCCAGACGATGCTGCCGCTGCCGGCATCGTCGACGGCGCGGCCGTTCTCATCACGACACCGTACGGTGTCGCCCGGGCGCGAGCGACGGTCACGTCGCTTCAGCCGCCCGGCACGGCGGCGGTGACGATCAACTTCCCTGAGAGCGGCGTTAACGGCCTCTTCGGGCCTGAGCGTGACCCCGCGGCCAAGAGCCCGGTGTTCAAGGCGGTTCCGGCGCGCATCAGCGCCGCCTAA
- the rsfS gene encoding ribosome silencing factor — MPSPLEHEALDSLEIGRLAVEAAVDKHASNIVMLDVRKVVNIADYFVICTAETARQINAVVEGIEEAFVRAGIGRRRREGETESGWVLLDYGDVIVHVFAPAERDYYRLERLWRDAPPVVQIQ; from the coding sequence TTGCCATCACCGCTGGAGCACGAAGCGCTGGATAGCCTGGAAATTGGCCGCCTCGCCGTTGAGGCTGCCGTCGATAAGCACGCAAGCAATATTGTCATGCTCGATGTCCGCAAGGTCGTCAACATTGCGGACTACTTCGTGATCTGTACCGCCGAGACGGCCCGCCAAATCAACGCCGTTGTTGAAGGAATTGAAGAAGCCTTTGTCCGTGCTGGCATTGGCCGACGGCGGCGCGAAGGAGAAACGGAGTCGGGGTGGGTGCTGCTTGACTACGGCGACGTGATCGTCCACGTCTTCGCTCCCGCCGAGCGCGATTACTATCGGCTTGAGCGGCTGTGGCGCGACGCGCCTCCGGTCGTGCAGATTCAGTAA
- the ndk gene encoding nucleoside-diphosphate kinase — translation MERTLVLVKPDGVQRGLIGPILERFERRGFKIVGLKLLRVSRDLAERHYAEHVGKPFYPTLIAYITAGPVVAAVLEGPGAIATVRAMLGKTNPLEAAPGTIRGDFGVETERNLVHASDGPESAAREIALFFSESEILDYRRATDPWILRLPDGVAPAW, via the coding sequence GTGGAACGTACTCTCGTTCTTGTCAAGCCCGATGGCGTGCAGCGCGGGTTGATCGGCCCAATCTTGGAACGCTTCGAGCGGCGGGGGTTCAAAATCGTCGGCCTGAAGCTGCTGCGGGTGAGCCGTGACCTCGCCGAGCGGCATTATGCCGAGCATGTCGGCAAGCCGTTTTATCCGACCCTCATCGCCTACATTACGGCTGGTCCTGTTGTCGCCGCGGTGCTGGAGGGACCCGGCGCCATCGCGACAGTGCGCGCCATGCTCGGCAAAACCAACCCCTTGGAGGCTGCGCCGGGCACGATCCGCGGCGACTTCGGGGTGGAGACGGAGCGCAATCTGGTTCATGCCTCCGACGGCCCAGAAAGCGCAGCACGGGAGATCGCGCTCTTCTTCTCGGAGAGCGAGATCCTCGACTACCGCCGGGCGACCGACCCGTGGATCCTGCGGCTGCCGGACGGCGTCGCCCCAGCGTGGTGA